A genome region from Streptomyces xanthophaeus includes the following:
- a CDS encoding ATP-binding protein has product MDVSGSVPQAKAGEAEAPADPLAYEGVWRFTAPAVEESVPQARRAVRDLLGRQGVPAHQDLVYSLLLIVSELVTNSVRHAALLSPEVAVEVAIGREWVRVAVEDNHPYRPKALEADFGQTGGRGLLLVREITLEAGGVCDVEHTSTGGKVIWAALPLTAPPTAG; this is encoded by the coding sequence ATGGACGTCAGCGGGAGTGTCCCGCAGGCCAAGGCGGGTGAGGCAGAGGCTCCGGCCGACCCCCTCGCCTACGAGGGTGTGTGGAGGTTCACCGCGCCCGCGGTTGAAGAATCCGTTCCGCAGGCCCGCCGTGCGGTCAGGGACCTGCTCGGGCGCCAGGGGGTGCCGGCCCATCAGGACCTCGTGTACTCCCTGCTCCTGATCGTCTCCGAGCTGGTGACGAACTCGGTCCGGCACGCCGCTCTGCTCTCGCCGGAGGTCGCGGTCGAGGTCGCGATCGGCCGTGAGTGGGTGCGGGTGGCCGTCGAGGACAACCACCCCTACCGCCCCAAGGCACTGGAGGCCGACTTCGGTCAGACCGGCGGCCGGGGCCTGCTCCTGGTCCGGGAGATCACCCTGGAGGCCGGCGGGGTCTGCGACGTCGAGCACACCTCGACCGGCGGCAAGGTGATCTGGGCGGCCCTGCCGCTCACCGCCCCGCCGACCGCAGGCTGA